GGGCGGGATCGCGCAGGCCGCACCCGCTCCGCGCTTCAGCCGCTCCGGCACACGCGCACCCTCTGCGCCCGGCGCACCGGGGGCGGACACCGCATCGGTTCTGGCAGAGGCCGGGTTCGATGCGCAGACCCTCGCCGCCCTGACACAGCGCACCGACCACAAGGAGACCGATCAATGACACGCATCGCTGTTGTGACAGGGGCCGCCGGCGGGCTTGGACGTGCGATAACAAAACGGCTGCTGGCCGACGGGCTGGTCGTGACCGGTCTTGATCTGGACGCAGGAGGTCTCAGTGAAATGACCGCTGAAGGGTTCACCGGCATCACCACCGATCTGACTGATCCCGACGCAATCAGCGGCGCTTTTGAGACCATCGCGACGAAACATGGCGGGGTGGATGTGCTGGTCAACAATGCCGGCACCTGTTTCATGTCGGATTTCCCGGACATCCCTGCGACAGAACTCAACAAGCAGATGTCGGTGAATTTCTCAGGCGCGTTTCATTGTTGTCAGGCTGCGGTCCGGCTGATGTCGGGGCGTGAGGGTGTGCGCAAGATCGTCAATATCTCTTCCAACGGCGCCTATAACTTCGACGTCTTCGATCCGC
This sequence is a window from Roseobacter ponti. Protein-coding genes within it:
- a CDS encoding SDR family NAD(P)-dependent oxidoreductase gives rise to the protein MTRIAVVTGAAGGLGRAITKRLLADGLVVTGLDLDAGGLSEMTAEGFTGITTDLTDPDAISGAFETIATKHGGVDVLVNNAGTCFMSDFPDIPATELNKQMSVNFSGAFHCCQAAVRLMSGREGVRKIVNISSNGAYNFDVFDPPHYRASKAAMDTLTKDLARRYARDKIAVNSIAPAMTETPLFGVLSEEVLEKAIAQMPHGRAMRPDEVAAWVGFLVSPAGDISSGNVIILNQGRDVR